One Desulfobulbus propionicus DSM 2032 DNA segment encodes these proteins:
- a CDS encoding PilZ domain-containing protein, with product MTEKKSWDNIPSLEGLSVDWDYQSEHAADQRHSVRMDGKAVCGLFELKEIGVKIATAREAYVGQLLDLGTGGVSVRMSTPLDPGVPVKFGFFLGTMKILAKGVVKHCQNQGEQFRVGIEFVDLDPQVAGYVAELHASKVFGHRI from the coding sequence ATGACAGAGAAAAAGAGCTGGGACAACATTCCGTCCCTGGAAGGTTTGTCGGTGGATTGGGACTACCAGTCAGAGCATGCCGCCGATCAGCGGCACTCCGTGCGCATGGACGGCAAGGCGGTGTGCGGCCTGTTCGAGCTCAAGGAGATCGGGGTGAAAATTGCCACCGCCAGGGAAGCGTATGTCGGCCAGCTGCTCGATCTCGGCACGGGCGGGGTGTCGGTGCGTATGTCGACGCCGCTGGATCCTGGGGTGCCAGTCAAGTTCGGCTTTTTCCTCGGGACGATGAAGATCCTCGCCAAGGGCGTGGTCAAGCACTGTCAAAACCAGGGCGAACAGTTTCGGGTCGGGATCGAGTTTGTCGACCTCGACCCGCAGGTGGCGGGCTATGTCGCCGAACTGCACGCCTCCAAGGTGTTTGGCCACCGTATCTGA